In a genomic window of Epinephelus lanceolatus isolate andai-2023 chromosome 3, ASM4190304v1, whole genome shotgun sequence:
- the LOC117254621 gene encoding opsin-5-like: protein MRQTSCQRAANRQSSNMSTLSSSSSSFSSGFAGPPPPWRNNSLLLGGGRDPPLSDQGETIIGVYLLLLGWLSWFGNSIVLFVLYRQRAVLQPTDYLTFNLAVSDASISVFGYSRGIIEIFNVFQDTDYLISSIWTCQVDGFFTLVFGLSSINTLTVISITRYIKGCHPSRARHISRTSVSVCLLLIWITAGFWSGAPLLGWGSYKDRGYGTCEIDWVKANYSSAYRSYIICIFIFCFFVPVLIMLFCYVSIINTVKRGNALSSEGDLTDRQRKMERDVTIVSIVICTAFILAWSPYAVVSMWSACGFHVPNLTSIFTRLFAKSASFYNPLIYFGLSSKFRKDVAVLLPCTRDAKDTVKLKRFKPKADARFKAPLNRTEKKYSPGNQPYPAPSPDSGMGSPCCTPPPTNKEVFYIDTPCPSETGPEFECDRL, encoded by the exons ATGAGACAGACTTCCTGTCAGAGAGCTGCCAACCGTCAGagcagcaacatgtccacattgtcttcatcatcttcatcgtTCAGCAGCGGCTTTGCTGGGCCGCCCCCCCCCTGGAGGAACAACAGCCTGCTGCTGGGGGGGGGGCGGGACCCCCCTCTGTCTGACCAGGGAGAGACCATCATAGGAGtgtacctgctgctgctgg GTTGGTTGTCCTGGTTTGGAAACAGCATCGTCCTCTTCGTCCTGTATAGACAGAGAGCCGTCCTGCAGCCCACTGACTACCTGACCTTTAACCTGGCCGTCTCCGATGCCAGCATCTCCGTGTTCGGATACTCCAGAGGCATCATTGAAATCTTCAATGTCTTCCAGGACACCGACTACCTCATCTCCTCCATCTGGACCTGCCAG GTGGACGGATTCTTCACGCTGGTGTTCGGTCTGAGCAGCAtcaacacactgacagtgaTCAGCATTACCCGCTACATCAAAGGCTGTCACCCgagcagag CGCGTCACATCAGCAGGACCAGCGTCTCCGTCTGTCTGCTGCTCATCTGGATCACAGCTGGATTCTGGTCTGGAGCGCCGCTGCTCGGCTGGGGCAGCTACAAAG ACCGAGGCTACGGGACCTGCGAGATCGACTGGGTCAAAGCCAACTATTCCAGTGCCTACAGGTCCTACATCATCTGCATCTTCATCTTCTGCTTCTTCGTCCCGGTGCTCATCATGCTCTTCTGCTACGTCTCCATCATCAACACGGTGAAGAGAGGAAACGCTCTGTCGTCAGAGGGCGACCTGACCGACCGccagaggaagatggagagggACGTCACCATA GTTTCCATAGTGATCTGTACGGCCTTCATCCTGGCGTGGTCTCCGTACGCTGTCGTGTCGATGTGGTCTGCCTGCGGCTTCCACGTGCCCAACCTCACCAGCATCTTCACCCGCCTCTTTGCCAAGTCCGCCAGTTTCTACAACCCCCTCATCTACTTCGGACTCAGCTCCAAGTTCCGCAAAGACGTGGCTGTCCTGCTGCCATGCACGCGTGATGCCAAGGACACTGTCAAGCTGAAGCGCTTCAAGCCGAAGGCTGACGCCAGATTCAAAGCTCCTCTGAACCGCACCGAGAAAAAGTACTCACCTGGGAACCAGCCTTACCCCGCCCCCAGCCCAGACTCTGGGATGGGAAGCCCGTGCTGCACGCCGCCACCCACTAACAAGGAAGTGTTCTACATCGACACGCCCTGCCCCTCTGAGACTGGCCCTGAGTTTGAATGTGACAgactctga